A segment of the Bradyrhizobium sp. CCBAU 53340 genome:
TTGCGAGTCTCGGTCTCGAGGCGGTTGACGAGGTCGACTACGTTATAGAAGCGGCCACGGGCACCAGATCGGATGCAGCTTCTGGCGATCGCAATGGCCAGGTGGGTTTTGCCCGTGCCGGTGCCGCCGACCAGGACGACGTTGCGCTGCTGGGTGATGAAGCCGCCGCCGAGATCATTGACGAGCGTCTGGTTGATTGGCGTGCCGTCGAACTGGAAGTCCTCAAGGTCCGCTGGCCCCGCGTTGTCGTACCAGCTTTCGCTCTCCTTCATGACGAGCGAACAGGCGTCGGAAGGCGGCTCGGCATGGTGGTGAGCCCGCCTCATTCGCTGCGTGCAAAGGCTACTCTTCTCGATCGCTGGATGGCCGAAGCCCCGCTCGAAGTGCGACAGGATCGGACAATAGTCCGTCTTTCCGTATTGCTTCCGAACACCAGTGCTCGAGCCAGGCAATCCAGCGGTTCATCATCTCACGCTTCCGCGCGATGGCAGGATCGTTGCAATAGAAGTGGCCAGTCACATCATCTGGCTCTAACCCTTCTGAATGGTCGAGAATAAGTCGAGCTTCTGACCGAGCGAAGCTCAAATCGCGTGGTCCGTATGTTGCGAAGGCGTAACGTCCACCGTGCGTGGAGCACGAAATACCCGGCAGGCGCTCAATCCAGCGGTTGAGCAGGTTAACGCCGGCTGGCGCGTCGACCGTTCGGTTCCGGTGGGGGAGGAGCCAGGGCCGTCCGTCGATCATGGCCAACTGCGCAAGCATGTCGTGAGCGGTCGCGCCGAACCCCACGAGGGGAATCAAATGGCTTTGCGATCCTCTTTTGCGGGTTTTTCTGAAAAACGGCGGCACGAACCAGGCCCGCTCGTCGGGCGCCTCGTCAAAGGTGAAAACGCGGCGGCTGTCCGCGCCTATCGTCTGACGCCGACGCTGCACGGACGCGAGTAGCAGCTGAAAGCCGAGGCTGACGGACTGGGGCAGTGCGCCCGACCTCGAAATAGCCAGCAAACGGCCCATTTCGATTTCCGGTGGGGCCTTTCCGCGGAGCTCGGTTTGCGGGTCAAAAGGCAGGCCTGGAGCACCAAATTCGGAGCGCGGCCGGGGAGGGGGTCTGAGGTCCGCAAGCGATACTGTCACGCCCGTCTCTCGGACCCGGGCTGGATCCCTCAACCACCCGTAAAATGATTTGAGCGATCGTAAGCTGCCACAGCCCATGTCGTAGGCCCGTTTGCAGGTCGTGTTTACTGCTTCCGCTATTTCCTCCTTGGTGATCACTGCGACGGGCCGACCGCGGAAGCGGTTCAATTCGACTGTCTGAAGTTTCGAGGCGTAGTCCTTCCTGGTGGCCGGCCGGTGGGTCGCTGCTTCCGGCTGCTTGGGATCATAGAGGACGTCCAAGAAGGTCGCGACCGCGGCCTCCCACCTCATCTCCGGCTTCCGAGGCCGTGCACTCGAAGCGGAAGGTGCAGTGCGTCCGGTAAGCCGGTCAAGGAAGGGCTCTGGGTATATGCCGCGCCGAGCTTGCTCCTTCGCCTCCAGCGCCCAGTTTCTGGCGGTCTGGAGGACAATTCCCTCGTGGTCGCGTTCGGCGACGGCACCCAGGTCCCACCGGCGCTGCTGGTCTCCCCAACGCAGTCTCAGCGACCATCGGCAGCCCGATTTTCCGACCCGGAGTGCTAGCCCGCGCACCGCCGCATCGAGCAGGTCATATCGGCTTTTGCCCGCGCGGTGATCGCGTAGCGCTTTGCGCACGTGCTCGATGGTGAGAACAACGGCCATCCCCAATGTCTCCCTGGGTCACTTCCGGCTTGTGGGTCACTTTGGGTCACTTGATGCGGAATGTGCTCCCGTTCGGATTCCCAGAGTGGAAACCGTTGCTTGTAGAGCTTCGTTTTCAGAAACGCAAATTCGGGAGGGCAGTGTTTTGCGATTAACTGCCCTATCTTGTTAACGAATTTGGCTTCGCGCAAGGGTACCAAAGAGGGGTAGAAATGATCCAATTGCCCGCCAACAGGGCCTTCGTCTTGGAGCACGGGCGAAATAATCAGTGGCAAAGGGAGCTGACTGTAAATCAGCCGCCTCATGGCTTCGCAGGTTCGAGTCCTGCCTCCCCCACCACGCCTCGCTCTTCGGGCTACGCGTGGCGCAGCCGCGCGATGCCTGAAGAGCGAAGCGTGGTGTCCGGCGAAGCCCGCAGGGCGAAGACGGACTGAGCAAGCCAGCCGAAATCACCGTCACGCGAAGCTTGCGAAGGCTGTCGCGCCGTAGTCCGCAGGGCGTAGGCGGACTGACCGCTACCTCATCATCTCCCGCACCATCGGCACCACTTTCCGCCCATAGAGCTCGATGCTGTTCATCAGCTTCTCGTGCGGCAGCGGGCCCGCCGAATATTTCAGTTGAAACCGCGAAATCCCAAGCGCCTTGGCCGTCTTTGCGATCTTGCGCGCCACCGTTTCCGGTGAGCCGACATAGAGCGAGCCGTGCTCGGCCTCGCTGACGAACTCGTCGCGGCCCATCGGCGGCCAGCCGCGCTCGCGGCCAATGCGGTCACGCATCGCCTTGTAGTCGGGCCAGAGCTCTTCGCGCGCCTGCTCGTCGGTTTCGGCGATGTAGCCCGGCGAGTGGACGCCAATTGGCTGCGCGGGGCGGCCGAATTCCTTGAAGGCCCGGTGATAGAGATCGACGTAAGGCGCAAAGCGCTCGGGATCGCCGCCGATGATGGCAAGCATCAGGGGCAGGTCGTAATGCGCTGCGCGCACCACCGATTTCGGACTGCCGCCGACGCCGATCCAGGTTTTGAGCTGGCCGTTCTCGACCGGCGGATAGACCAACTGCTCCTTCAGTGGCGGACGCAGCTTGCCCTGCCATGTCACCGGCTTCTGCGACAGCAGTGCGGCGAACAGGTCGAGCTTTTCTTCGAACAGCTCTTCGTACATGCGCAGGTCGAAGCCGAACAGCGGGAAGGATTCGGTGAACGAGCCGCGACCGAGGATCACCTCGGCGCGCCCGTTGGAGAGTGCATCCAGCGTTGCAAAGCGCTGGAACACGCGGATGGGATCGTCCGAGCTCAGCACCGTCACCGCTGAGCCGAGATGGATGCGTTTGGTGCGCGAGGCGATCGCGGCGAGCACGGTCTCGGGCGAGGAGATCGCAAAATCAGAACGATGGTGTTCGCCGAGGCCAATGAAGTCGAGCCCGAGCTCGTCGGCCAGCACCGCCTCGTCGACGACGTTGCGGATCACCCGGGCATGCGGAAGCATGGCGCCAGACGCATCCTTTGTGACGTCGCCAAAGGTGTCCAGTCCGAATTCGAGCGGTGCAGTCATCGATCAGGTCTCTATGGGAGGTCGATGAGATTTAATCGATGGTCGCAAGCCAACAAGGCGGTTTCCGGAAATGCTCGGTTTCCGTTTGTGCGTCTATGTCGAGACGCGCACGACCATCTTGCCGAGCGCGGCGCGTGTCTGCATCGTCTTGAAGGCCTCGCGAAAGTCGTCAAGTGCGAAGACGCGGCCGACCACGGGCTTCAGCTTGCCCTCGGCGAGCCAGCCGGTCAGCTCTGCCATCAGGCGCTTCTGAACATCGGGCTCGCGGGTGGGAATCTGCGCGAGGTCGACACCGAGCAGGGCGCCGCCCTTCAGGAGCGGCAGATTGAACGGCAGCGCGGGGATCGCACCGCCGGCAAAGCCGACCACGAGATGGCGTCCGCGCCAGGCGATGGAGCGAAACGCCTGGACCGAGATGTCGCCGCCAACGGGGTCAAAGATCACGTCGGCGCCATGTCCGCTCGTCAATTCCTTCAGCGTGTCGCGCCAGCCGGCCTGCGTGTAGTCGATCACAGCGTCGGCGCCATGCGCCTGCGCGAAGTCGCGCTTTTCCGGTGTCGACGCCGCCGCGATCACGCGAGCGCCGAGCAGGTTGCCGATCTGCACGGCCGCGATCCCGGTGCCGCCCGCCGCTCCCAACACAAGCAGCTGTTCGCCCTCGCGCAACATGGCGCGGGCGCTCAGCGCATAAAGCGCCGTCAGGTAGTTGGCGCGAAACGACGCGGCAACCTCGGCGGCAACGCCGTCCGGCAGGGGATGGAGCGCCTCGGGTCTGACGATGATCTCTTCAGCCAGCGCGCCCGACCGCGTCATGCCCATCACGCGCATACCGGGCTGATAGCCGCCGGGGCTGCCCGGCGCTTCGGTCACGATCCCGGCGAATTCCGTTCCGGGAATGAAAGGCAGCGGATCCTTAGTCTGATAGCGCCCTTCGATCTTCAAGCCATCGACAAAGCCGATGCCCGCAGCCTCGACGCGGATACGCAACCGTCCGGGCTCCATGGACGGCGACGGAATGTCCTTCAGCTCGATCTGATCGATAGGGGCGTATTGCTCGACGACGACGGCTTTCATCTCGGACCTCTGTTGTTCCCGTCACCCTGGCAGTTGCCGAGACTAGCCTCTTGCGTCTACCGCCACATCCCCCGCATCCGCGCCCCGATGTCGATCTTCGGCCCCTGTGATCCGGTGCGCGCGGCTCCCGCAGCGGCCTTCGGCCAGGCGGTGCGCTCGAACAGATAGACGAGCTGCTCGGGGATGAAGCGGGTGCGCGAGGCATAGACGTGACGGTCGCCCTTGGCGGCCTGGCCGTGCACGAAGAAGCGCTGCGGCACGACGAGATGCAGATCGTCCTTGGCGCGCGTCATCGCGACATAGAGCAGGCGGCGCTCCTCCTCGAGCTCGGCCGAGGTGCCGGCGCCGAGATCGGAGGGCATGCAGCCGTCGACGACGTTGAGCACGAACACCGACTTCCACTCCTGGCCCTTGGCCGAATGGATCGTCGAGAGGATCAGATAGTCCTCGTCGCGCAAGGGTGGGCCTGACTTGTCGCTGGTCGCATCAGGCGGGTCGAGCGTGAGCTCGGTCAGGAATTTTTCGCGCGAGGAATAGCCGCTCGCGATCTGTTCGAGCTGCATCAGGTCGGCGCGGCGCGTCTCGGAATCCTCGTGGATGCGGTCGAGATGCGGCTCGTACCAGAGCCGCACGCGCTCGAGATCCGCAGGCCATTCCGAATAGCGCAAATTCTCGACCGTGCGGACGAAGCCGGTCCAGTCATCGCCGGTGCGCGCCGGTACCGGCAGCCGGCTGAGCCCATGCAGCGGATCGGGGCTCTCCGCCATCTGGTCCAGCACGCGCTGCGCGGTGGCGGGGCCGATACCGGGCAACAGATGCAGGATGCGAAAGCCGGCGACACGGTCGCGCGGGTTCTCGGCAAAGCGCAGCAAGGCCAGCACGTCCTTGACGTGTGCGGCGTCGAGGAATTTCAGCCCCCCGAATTTCACGAAGGGAATGTTGCGGCGAGTGAGCTCGATTTCCAGCGGACCGGAATGCGAGGAGGTCCTGAACAACACGGCCTGATGCTTGAGCAGCGCGCCTTGCTCGCGATTGGCCAGCACCTGCTCGACGATGTAGCGCGCCTGGTCGGCCTCGTCATGGACGGTGACGAGCTGCGGCTTTTGCGTGGAGGTGCGGTCGGTCCATAGATTCTTGGTGAAGCGCTCTCGCGCGAGGCCAATGACGCCGTTCGCTGCCGCCAGTACGGATTGTGTCGAGCGGTAATTGCGGTCGAGCGTGATCGTCTCGGCGCGCGGCGAGAAGCTCTGCGGGAAGTCCAGAATATTGCGGACGGTGGCGGCGCGGAACGAGTAGATCGACTGCGCATCGTCGCCCACGACGGTGAGCCCGCGGCCATCGGGCTTCAGCGCCAGGAGGATCGAGGATTGCAGGCGATTGGTGTCCTGATATTCGTCGACCAGCACGTGGTCGAAGCGGCCGCCGATCTCATCGGCGATCAGCGCATCGCTCATCATCTGCGACCAGTAGAGCAAGAGATCGTCGTAATCGAGCACGTGCTGGGCCTGCTTGGCCTCGACGTAAGCGGCGAACAGCCCCTTCAGCTCGGCCGCCCAGCCCGCGCACCAGGGATAGTGCTGGCCGAGAACCTTCTCGATCTCCATCTCGGCATTGACGCAACGTGAGTAGATCGACAGGCACGTGCCCTTGGCCGGAAAACGGCTTTCGGTCTTCGACAGGCCGCGCTCGTGCCGGACCAGATTCATCAGGTCGGCGGAATCCTCGCGGTCGTGGATGGTGAAGGCCGGATCGACGCCGATGCGCTCGGCATATTCGCGCAAGAGCCGCGCGCCGATGCCGTGGAAGGTGCCGGCCCAGGTGAGCGCGTCGCGCATGATCGCCGCGTTGTTCTCGCCCAGCACCTTGCGGGCGATGCGCTCGACCCGGCCGGCCATCTCGGCTGCCGCGCGGCGGGAGAATGTCATCAGCAGGATCCGGCGCGGATCCGCGCCGGCGACGATCAGATGCGCGACACGGTGGGCAAGCGTATTGGTCTTGCCGGAGCCGGCGCCGGCAATGACGAGCAGGGGAGCGCCCACGGTCGCGCCATCGGCCACGCCATGCTCCACGGCGCGGCGCTGCTCCGCATTGAGCGTGTCCAGATATGACGTCACGAATCGCCCCGGTGAAAGCGTGAGACTCGGCGATCTCCGCGCGAATCGCAATGCGGCTGGACGGAGCCTCGGATAACATCTAGGGAAAACACAGCCCAAAGTTCCGGCCCGAAAAGCGCGCCCCCGACATGACCGAGCTCAAGCCCAACCAGTTCGAGATGCGGCGGCTGGAATCGCTCAGCAACACCATTTTTGGCGTTGCGATGACATTGCTCGCGTACGACCTGCCCAAGGCGGCCGTGTTCACCCGGGCGCCCGACTGGAGCGATCTCGCCCAGGTCTATTCCGGCAAGCTCGCCGGTTTTGCACTCAGCTTCATCATCGCCGGCGTGTTCTGGATCAGTCATCACCGCAGGCTGGCACGCCAGCCGGTGGGCAGCCGCGGCATGGTGATCCTCAACCTGTTCTTCCTGCTCTCGATCGTGCTGCTACCCGTGAGCAACGGTCTCTACACCAATTACGGCATGAGCAGCGCGGTGGCCGTGCTCTACGGCCTGCATCTGACCGCCATCGCGGGCCTCAATGCCTGGCTGTGGTGGCTGATCATGGGCGGCTGGCGCCACGAGATCATGGCCTCGATGTTTCCGTTGCTGGTGTTCGTTCCGGGTACGATCGTTGCGGTCTTCGCGCCGCACGTCGCACCCTTCGTGTGGTTCATCGCTTTCGGCGGTCTCGTGATCCAGCGCTTCTATATCGCCCGGGCCGAGCCCGACGCGTGAAACGGCGGCTCAGCCCTTTGTCGCGCCGAACCCATCGGCCGGCACATAAAGCTTGACCGGTCGGATTTCGTAGGCCGCGCTCGGATTGACCGCACGCAGCTTTCGCGCGGCTGCGATTGCTTCCTCATCGGTGTCGTATTCGACGAGGTGGAAGCCCAGGAGCTGCTCCTTGGTCTCGGCAAACGGCCCGTCCAGCACGATGCCGGCGCCCGGGCCGCGCAAGGTATGGGCCTTTCTCGTGTTGTCCAGACGGGCAGCCGGCCCGAGATGTCCGCTTGCCCTCAGGGGCGCCTGAACCTCGATGACCTTGGCCACGACCGCGGCATCCTGCTCCGGCGTCCACGCCAAGAGCTCGTCCTCCACATGGTAGGCCAGGATTGCGTAAAGCATCTTCATCTCGCTTGTTTTTGGGGGCGCAGCCCGAAAGACGTATGGTCGCCGCCGGTTCCGACAATCCCGGAGACTAGACTATTGCGTCCCGCTTGTACGACGAAACCGTCCTGAAACCCGATTGCGGCCTGGCGCGGTGAACGCCGTCCGGCGAAGAGGCGACTGATGGCCACAACAACAGTCGAGACGCATCGGAGGCGGCAATGTCGGGTCAGACCATCAAGATTATCTGCGATGCGCGGCGGGCAGGGACGTCGGAGCCTGCCGATCTGCACGACCAGGCGGGCCATCACCGCTATTACGGCAGCTCGGCCGAGAATGGCGGCGAGCGCATCGTCGAGACGCGCCGCGGCAAGCGCCCCTTCGTGCTCGCCATCTTCGGCTTCTGAGCCTCGCCGGCGTCAGGGTGCGCTGAGGACCTGCTTGACGAGCGCCTCGCGCAGCGCGGCCAACTCGCCACTCGCCTCCATCTGCGCGATCACCTGTCCGACCTTCGGCACCAGATCACGGTGGCGCTCGTGCAGATAGTGGTAGATGCTGATGCGTTCGAGCGGAGGGGAGAGCGGATAGATCCGGGCTTGTAGATTGAGCTTGCGAACCGCGACCAGCCCGCTGAAGAGGTCGGTGACCATCACGTCGAAACGATCGGCATCGAGCATCATGATCATGTTCTCGAGGCTCGTGGTCGCCGTGACGCGATCCATGCCGCGCGTTCCGGCTTCCGATGAGCCGACGCCGCGGACGATACCGATGCTGTAGTTCCTGATCGAATTCCAGCCGTGCACGTCGAAATGAAGTTTCGTCGCGAACACCGACGGCTCAATGTAATTGATTGCCGGCGTCACCTGCAGCAGCGTCGGGTATTCGCGCGACAGCGTTCCGATCCGCTGGATCTCGCCGTCGACCTCGCCGGCGCTGGACAGCGCCAGCGCCCGCTTGCCTGGGACGTCCTCGAATTCGAGCTTGATGTTCAGCTTGGCGTAGACGGCCCGCAACATCTCGCCGCCAACATATTGATCCGGGATGTCGGCGATCCGCGCCAGCCGGATCACCGACTGCGCGGAGGACGAACCGGCTGCGCATAGCAACAGGCAGACGACGACTATCCGCCACATGGGACGCCTCTCTGATCGGTTCTTGCTACTATTGGGTTCTGGTGCCTTGCGCGATCTACCGGAGATGGCGCTTACGCCAAGCCACGACACTCATCGTTCGCCCGCCATGCGGGCGACTCCCGGTTTTTCACCGATGTTATTCTAGCACGCAAAGTGGTAATTTGCGCGAGAATCCTGCTGCTGGGCGCAAGATATGACCCCACCGAACTCAGATCGCCCAAGGGCCGACAGGATTGCCGCGCGCATCGCGTGCTGAGAGAGAATCAAGATCGTCGAATTGTGCGCGGCTGCGACCGGCAGGCCGAAGAGGAGTGTCGCCATTTTCGAGAGTGGGGTGCATGGGCAACGCAGGTGACAAGAATCCCGATCGCAGCCGCGCGG
Coding sequences within it:
- a CDS encoding integrase family protein, which gives rise to MAVVLTIEHVRKALRDHRAGKSRYDLLDAAVRGLALRVGKSGCRWSLRLRWGDQQRRWDLGAVAERDHEGIVLQTARNWALEAKEQARRGIYPEPFLDRLTGRTAPSASSARPRKPEMRWEAAVATFLDVLYDPKQPEAATHRPATRKDYASKLQTVELNRFRGRPVAVITKEEIAEAVNTTCKRAYDMGCGSLRSLKSFYGWLRDPARVRETGVTVSLADLRPPPRPRSEFGAPGLPFDPQTELRGKAPPEIEMGRLLAISRSGALPQSVSLGFQLLLASVQRRRQTIGADSRRVFTFDEAPDERAWFVPPFFRKTRKRGSQSHLIPLVGFGATAHDMLAQLAMIDGRPWLLPHRNRTVDAPAGVNLLNRWIERLPGISCSTHGGRYAFATYGPRDLSFARSEARLILDHSEGLEPDDVTGHFYCNDPAIARKREMMNRWIAWLEHWCSEAIRKDGLLSDPVALRAGLRPSSDREE
- a CDS encoding LLM class flavin-dependent oxidoreductase is translated as MTAPLEFGLDTFGDVTKDASGAMLPHARVIRNVVDEAVLADELGLDFIGLGEHHRSDFAISSPETVLAAIASRTKRIHLGSAVTVLSSDDPIRVFQRFATLDALSNGRAEVILGRGSFTESFPLFGFDLRMYEELFEEKLDLFAALLSQKPVTWQGKLRPPLKEQLVYPPVENGQLKTWIGVGGSPKSVVRAAHYDLPLMLAIIGGDPERFAPYVDLYHRAFKEFGRPAQPIGVHSPGYIAETDEQAREELWPDYKAMRDRIGRERGWPPMGRDEFVSEAEHGSLYVGSPETVARKIAKTAKALGISRFQLKYSAGPLPHEKLMNSIELYGRKVVPMVREMMR
- a CDS encoding NADPH:quinone oxidoreductase family protein, with the protein product MKAVVVEQYAPIDQIELKDIPSPSMEPGRLRIRVEAAGIGFVDGLKIEGRYQTKDPLPFIPGTEFAGIVTEAPGSPGGYQPGMRVMGMTRSGALAEEIIVRPEALHPLPDGVAAEVAASFRANYLTALYALSARAMLREGEQLLVLGAAGGTGIAAVQIGNLLGARVIAAASTPEKRDFAQAHGADAVIDYTQAGWRDTLKELTSGHGADVIFDPVGGDISVQAFRSIAWRGRHLVVGFAGGAIPALPFNLPLLKGGALLGVDLAQIPTREPDVQKRLMAELTGWLAEGKLKPVVGRVFALDDFREAFKTMQTRAALGKMVVRVST
- a CDS encoding ATP-dependent helicase — protein: MTSYLDTLNAEQRRAVEHGVADGATVGAPLLVIAGAGSGKTNTLAHRVAHLIVAGADPRRILLMTFSRRAAAEMAGRVERIARKVLGENNAAIMRDALTWAGTFHGIGARLLREYAERIGVDPAFTIHDREDSADLMNLVRHERGLSKTESRFPAKGTCLSIYSRCVNAEMEIEKVLGQHYPWCAGWAAELKGLFAAYVEAKQAQHVLDYDDLLLYWSQMMSDALIADEIGGRFDHVLVDEYQDTNRLQSSILLALKPDGRGLTVVGDDAQSIYSFRAATVRNILDFPQSFSPRAETITLDRNYRSTQSVLAAANGVIGLARERFTKNLWTDRTSTQKPQLVTVHDEADQARYIVEQVLANREQGALLKHQAVLFRTSSHSGPLEIELTRRNIPFVKFGGLKFLDAAHVKDVLALLRFAENPRDRVAGFRILHLLPGIGPATAQRVLDQMAESPDPLHGLSRLPVPARTGDDWTGFVRTVENLRYSEWPADLERVRLWYEPHLDRIHEDSETRRADLMQLEQIASGYSSREKFLTELTLDPPDATSDKSGPPLRDEDYLILSTIHSAKGQEWKSVFVLNVVDGCMPSDLGAGTSAELEEERRLLYVAMTRAKDDLHLVVPQRFFVHGQAAKGDRHVYASRTRFIPEQLVYLFERTAWPKAAAGAARTGSQGPKIDIGARMRGMWR
- a CDS encoding TMEM175 family protein, with product MTELKPNQFEMRRLESLSNTIFGVAMTLLAYDLPKAAVFTRAPDWSDLAQVYSGKLAGFALSFIIAGVFWISHHRRLARQPVGSRGMVILNLFFLLSIVLLPVSNGLYTNYGMSSAVAVLYGLHLTAIAGLNAWLWWLIMGGWRHEIMASMFPLLVFVPGTIVAVFAPHVAPFVWFIAFGGLVIQRFYIARAEPDA
- a CDS encoding YciI family protein, coding for MLYAILAYHVEDELLAWTPEQDAAVVAKVIEVQAPLRASGHLGPAARLDNTRKAHTLRGPGAGIVLDGPFAETKEQLLGFHLVEYDTDEEAIAAARKLRAVNPSAAYEIRPVKLYVPADGFGATKG
- a CDS encoding ABC transporter substrate-binding protein, whose amino-acid sequence is MWRIVVVCLLLCAAGSSSAQSVIRLARIADIPDQYVGGEMLRAVYAKLNIKLEFEDVPGKRALALSSAGEVDGEIQRIGTLSREYPTLLQVTPAINYIEPSVFATKLHFDVHGWNSIRNYSIGIVRGVGSSEAGTRGMDRVTATTSLENMIMMLDADRFDVMVTDLFSGLVAVRKLNLQARIYPLSPPLERISIYHYLHERHRDLVPKVGQVIAQMEASGELAALREALVKQVLSAP